Below is a window of Ornithodoros turicata isolate Travis chromosome 7, ASM3712646v1, whole genome shotgun sequence DNA.
GGTACGTTCAAGCTGAATTCAGCTTGCGCTATAGGGTGAGAACCCGTCGATTTCGTTTTAGTTTTGATTTATGTAATGGAAGTGAAAATATTTACTATTTCCTCTCTGTTTGCATTCACTTTTCCTTTGGAATTAGGGCAGTTCACGTATCCAGTTTTCTTTATCGTTTCCGTTAACAAGCTCTCATTCAAATTGAGGTCCCAACGATACGAATTTTAGTACATTTATATTCATTTTCAAAACCTGTAGGCAAGGGGTAAACAAAATAACCACGAATCACATCACCGGGACTATCACTCTTTATTGCCATTCCACTGTGGAAGCCTGAGTAAACTAGTCCACACTAGACTCCGACAGAAGGGTAAAAACAGTGTTTACTGCGCGGTGCCACTTCAGCACTGCCCGAAAGGAACAGACAGCTCAAGAGAGAAGAAGCAGTCCTCGAGGACCGTGACTATCGTTAGATGGCAGTGGCGCTACAAGCTCCCCCCTCTAGAAGCATGGAGAGCGAGCACACAAAAAGAGTCTAAAGCCGAAGGCAGGTAGGCGGTTTCGAGTCCCAGTGCAGCCGGCGAGACGGGGACGAAACCGGAGTCACGAGGGAGGGGACCGAAGAGACGGGGGCTGAAACCGCTGCACAAGATGGGATGTCCATGTACGCGGGCTTAACGCGATCCGTTGAAACCACCTCGGAGCGCCCGTTGATGAGGAGGGTTAAAGGATTTCGGACGGCGACTCTGGACGAGGTAGGGGCCGTCGTATGGGTTCTGCAGGGGCTGCCGATGGCCGTCGTGGAGTACGAAGACATGTGTCGTCGTTGCCAGGTCGGGGTGCACAAAGACGCGACGATCGGATGAGAGTCGTAAGACGGCGCCCGCAGGGTGGCACAGAATGAGGAGAGCCGGGTGGCAAAATCTTGCGGGTCGGGCAGGGGCTGAGTTGCGCCGGGAGCGAAGAATTCACCGGGAAGGCGAAGGGGGCCGCCTTCCCAGCGGCGGGGCGGCGGGGGCGGGGGTGTACAGCAAATCTGCGGCGCAAACACCGCAGTCTTTGATGGCGCTGCGGATACCGAGCAGAACCAGGGGCAAGTGCTCGGACCAACGTTCCGGAAACTCAGAGGTTTTCAgggctgccttgagctgtgtatGGAGCCTCTCCACGAGCCCGTTAGAGCAGGGATGATATGCAGTGGTGAGACGGTGCTGGGCTCCCAGGAATCTGCATACCGCGGCGAAAAGGCGGGAAGTAAATTGGCGACCGCGGTCAGTGGTGATAGTGGCTGGCGCACCGAACCGGGATACCCATGTGGTGAGAAATGCACCACAGACAGTAGCGGCGGTAATGTTGGGAATGGGGTAAGCTTCGGGCCATCGGGAAAACCGGTCAACACATGTTAGAAGGTAGGTGTCACCCGAAGAAGGTGGAAGGGGACCGACGAGGTCGATGTGCATGTGCCGGAAACGGGCTTTGGGTACGGGGAAGGCAGCGGAGGGCGACGACGTGTGACGGTGCACTTTGGCTCGTTGGCATGCCAGACATATGCGGGTCCAGTGACGTACGTCCTTCTGCATGCTGGGCCACAGGAAACGGGTGGAGATAAGACGCTGCGTGGCGCGTATACCGGGGTGGGCGAGGCAGTGGAACGCGTCGAAGACCTGGCGTCGAAAGGCCTGAGGGACATACGGTCTGGGTGTTCCCGTTGAAGTGTCACAGAGAAGGGGTTGAGTGCCGACAGGCAATGGGACCATTTTGATGGTTAGGTTGGTCGGCGTCGCGCAGAGTTCCTTGAGGTCCGGATCGTCAGCCTGTGCCAGAGCAAGGGCATCATAGTCAATGGCTAGAGGTGGAGATGATGTGACCGCCGATACATCGAGACGCGACAGCGCATCGGCTACTTGGTTGGATTGGCCAGAAATGTGGCGAACGTCGGTGGTAAACTCGCTGATGAAAGCGAGATGCCGGATCTCACGACATAAAAGCGAGGCGCTGGAGGATTTGATGACGAAAGTCAGCGGCTTATGGCCGCGAAAACGGTAAAGGGTCATCCCTTGAGGACATGACGGAAGTGCTTTATGGTTAGGTAGACGGCAAGCAGCTCGCGGTCGAAAGTGCTGTACCGTTTCTCCGCAGCCGTGAGGTTGCGAGAGAAAAAACTCAATGGGACGGGCTGGCCTTGATCGTCGAGTTGATGTATGGCTACGCCTACTACCACACTTGAGGCGTCCACCACGAGGTACGTCGGGACGTTCGGGATAGGATGGGCGAGCAGCGTAGCCTCGGACAGCATCTTTTTAACCTGCTGAAACGCTTGCTCAGCTTCAGCTGTCCATACGAGTGTTGTACTGGAACGTTTGGTGCCAGAAAGGAGGTCGAAAAGTGGGGCAAGTAGACGTGCACAGCAGGGAAGGAATCTTCGATAAAAATTGACCAACCCAAGGAATTGGCGGAGCTTGCGAGGAGTTTGTGGCTGGAGGAAATCGTTAATAGCTTGGACCTTTGTGCGGAGTGGCATGATGCCCTCCGAGGTGATGTGATGACCGAGAAAATCTATGCTGTGTACGCCGAACTCGCATTTGGCAGCATTTATGACGACCCCGAATTCCTGGAGACGCTGGAACAGTTGACGCAGGTGTGATTCGTGCTCCTCGGACGATCAACTCGTGACTAGAATGTCGTCGATGTATGCGAAACAGAATGGTAAATCTCTAACAACATGGTCGATGAAGCGCTGGAAGCTCTGGGCCGCGTTCCGGAGGCCAAATGGCATGCGGACATACTCGAACAGGCCGAAGGTGTTGTGATGGCAGTCTTCGGGACGTCCGCAGGCTCTACCGGAATCTGATGATAGGCCTTTACGAGGTCGACCTTTGATAACGTAGTGGCACCATGAAGATGGCTGGTGAACTCCTGGATATGCGGCACAGGGTAACGAACGGGGATGGTTATGGCGTTAAGAGCTCTATAATCGCCGCATGGCCGCCAGTCCCCCGGATCCTTTTTCGGGACCATATGCAAGGCCGATGCCCATGGACTGCTGGAAGATCGGACGACACCGAGGGCAAGCCTGTGGTCAAACTCCCGGCATGCGATCGCGAGACGCTCGGGAGGGAGACGCTGGGGACGGGCGTGAACTGGCGGACCTTTGGTGAGTATGTGGTGAGTAATCGAATGGCGCGCTGGAGCATCCGGAGGCGGACGACGTGTGATCTCCGGGAACTCGTCCAGAATGGCGAGGAAATTGGGAGAAGTAGAGGAGCGGAGGAAGGTCGGTCTGACGGATTCAAAGGTGGTTGAGAGGCATTGGACCTTCAAACCGGTGACGGCGTCGACGAGCCGCTGGCGCTTCATGTCGACAAGCAAGTCAAAGTGCCGCAGAAAATCCGCGCCAAGAATAGGGTGGGGAACGTCGGCATCCATGAAGAGCCACTGAAAGGTTCTGCGAAGACCGATGTTCAGGGTGAGCGATCGTCGGCCGTAGCATGTAATTGGTGAGGAATTGACCGCCTGCAAGCTGAAATTGGGGTCGGGACGTAGTCGGTGAGGCGACTCTGGATGCACGATACTGACGTCCGCTCCCGTGTCGACGAGAAATCTTGCGTTGTTAATCTTGTTCCGAATAAAGAACAGGCGGGTTCCCGAAACACCAGCTGCTGCCGCCCTCAGTTGCTGGTTGCGTTTCCCGGCCAGTTGCACGGGGGCTTGCATTTCTGAGCTCTGCCGCCGAAGTTAAAGTGGTACCAGCAGAACGTGCTGTCCTCCGAATGTACGAGTGAGGGGAAACGGCGACGGCTGGAGTAACGGCGCCGTCGGGTATCTTGGCGACCGACGGGAGAGGGGGACCTGCTGCGGGTGGAAAATGCCTGCCACCATTGCCGTGAGATTCGCATTGGCGGCTTTCATGTTCTGCAACGTTGCCATTGCAGCAGGTATGCCAGAGAGGTCGATGTCAGGACGCGTAGGAGTGGGCGTGAGGCCAAGGGAGGCGATGGTAGCCCATGCCGCCGGCGAGTGGTGCAGTATACGGTCAGCAAGCTTGGCAAGGTCGTCTAAGCAAGTGCTGCCTTCCGCAGCAAGGATGCGGCGTGTTTCCGCGGGCAGACGTTGCAGAAACAGTTCTTGGAGAAGCGATGAATCTAGAGTGGAGTCGCCAACTAGAGCTCGCATCCGTCGAAGAAGCTGGGTTGGCTTCTGGTCGCCGAGCTCTTCGTTGGTGAGAAGCTGCTGCAGGCAACGTTGGGAAGACATTGTTGTTCGGGCGATTAATTTTATCTTGAGGGTGTCGCAGGGCTTGTCGAGGGGTGGTTGGAGATAATATCGCGGATCTCCGTCGCGGTACCGGCAGGCAAAGCCCCAAGGACATACCCGTACTCGGTACTCTGCGACAAAATGTTTCGGGCGGAAAATTGAGCATCGGTCTGGGCGAACCATAGCTGCGGGTCATGAACCCAATAAGGTGGTAGGAGCAGGGATAGAGTTCCTTCTACGGTAGGTAGGGGAGTGGTGGGCAAGGGGCCTGACGTGGGCGGGGCCAGGTCCGGTTGGTGCTGAATCGAAGTGTTCATACCAAGTTCAGTAGCAGTAGTAGTCAGGCCGGAGCGAAGCGTTGGCATTCGAAGCGACGAGAAAAAGCAGGCATTCgccgttcgggtcaccagagaTGTGGAAGCCTGAGTAAACTAGTCCACACTAGACTCCGACAGAAGGGTAAAAACAGTGTTTACTGCGCGGTGCCACTTCAGCACTGCCCGAAAGGAACAGACAGCTCGAGAGAGAAGAAGCAGTCCTCGAGGACCGTGACCATCGTTAGATGGCGGTGGCGCTACAGCACCATTTCTGCGGTGTCTTGCTGGAAAACAGAGAAAACTTACctggaggcaacagcagcaacagcTTTGGCTATAGCGCATGGGTCGAACAAGGTACATCAGCAGGTTGTGCGCGAAGTCCAGCATGAACATATCGAAGCATCTAGTCATCTTGAAGCAGTTCCGGGCGCAGCATTCACTTACTGCAAGCGGAACGACAGGAATAAATAGATCAGTTTCGAAGCTTGTGCGGACTGTTCCAGAGTCATAGGCGATCGTTAAACAAAGCCTTCTTCGTGGATCCTGCGCTTGGCACGTCCGTCCAAGAACGGGTGCACatctcacgaaaaaaaaaaactgagtcGAATAACGATAGCAAACGTTGTTTCGAGCCTTATTTGCGCGTGGACATGTTTAAGTGCTGCTTCTATACGTCATGTGCTTCGCTGTCTTTTCCATGTCTCTCGCCACcttaatttgatttgatttgatttggggtTTTTTGGCGCAAGAGCAGCTCTGGCCATactgcgccaagacaatggttaAATATAGCAGGCTTCTATATAGTCAACAATTAAAAGCTGTGACTATGACCTTAATGGTTGCTGCGTTACTTCGCGTAGAGTAGCCTTGCATTCTCATTAACACGTGCTGGTGTAAAACGTTCGCTATAGCATCATATTTGTGTTCAGGACAAGGAAGTGTGAGATCGGACCTCACAATCATACTCAATTGTGTTTCATACCCACATTCAGGGCAATGGCGTTCGCGCAAAAGATATTCTTCTGCAAAGTGCAGAGTTTGATACATACAGTTCCcaggtttgttgaaaatgggaggcgccgcgtcttttgtgacacttaaccggttcataattgtcacagaaaagacgtacgcctcccgttttcaacaagtcagggcagataacgatatcattcgagatgatggtcggcttgaagcgtgctatacggtgaacttcatttttaagactgtacaCGTAATCTCCTAACGCCCAATGGACAATGAAGTTCAAATATGCGGGTGACGCTCATCTACATCGTCTGTCGCGCTGTGATAACACTGACACAATACTTGAGATGGCCGCGTAGAAAGGAATGTAACACAACCTCGTAATATACCTCTCATTATTTACCCTTAACAGTGTCGCTTAGGACAAAAGTGCTGAAAATATGCAATGGCCACCGAAGACCTGCAGAAGAGTTGTCATATCTACCGGCTTCGAGCATTACGAAGTGTTCAACCTGAAGTATGTTGCATCGGTTAGGAGACGCTTCGGATCCTGATGACACACTTCGGATCCTGATGacatttaaaagcgataaaaccccagtgcaggggacacaaagcgacaacacagacgaagcactgactgacaaacaactttaatggcagggacacatcttaaatacaccaactgcacacccgacccctagtggcagccaaggccgtcatgctgtaatcacaaattatcacaaagttatcaaaaaGATATCACTCAAACAAGGCACCAGGTAAACGCCCCCCCGAAACAGAATTCGCGTTAGTTATCAATGAATTGCTGGATTGTATCCGTTACCAACACGGAAGGCACGCTAATGCAACTTGCAAGTTGCATTAGCGTGCCTTCCGTGTTGGTAACGGATACAATCCAGCAATTCATTGATAACTAACGCGAATTCTGTTTCGGGGGGGCGTTTACCTGGTGCCTTGTTTGAGTGATATCtttttgataactttgtgataatttgtgattacagcatgacggccttggctgccactaggggtcgggtgtgcagttggtgtatttaagatgtgtccctgccattaaagttgtttgtcagtcagtgcttcgtctgtgttgtcgctttgtgtcccctgcactggggttttatcgcttttaaatgtaccaccaaacagcccggtttttatcgctttttatcCTGATGACAGTCGTTTCTAGTCATGTAGTCATGTCCCATGTACGTAGCGTGTAATGTGCATCATAATGTTCAACTTCAACTTTTATTCCGTATCAGAGTCACAATAAATGTATGCTTTTTGGAATATACTGTTATGCAATATTTCGTTGCACGTTCTTCAAGGTGATGAGATGGCTGAAGGATCCGCAAGGCGCGAAGGTTACTTTTTACGCCTTATGTATGTTACAATAACTCACCGATGGAGTTACGTTAACCTAATGAATTGGGTTACTTTCACTCGGTAGTATAGGGGGTAAATTTTACTGCAGCTTCCCGGAGTCGCAGACACTCTTCAAAAACCCTGAAATTGTGCACATGTGAGTTAGGGTGTGTTACCACCGCAAACGGTGTTATGACACTGTATCTTGGAGTGTACCGTGTTTTAACGTCGGTACCAACGTTGGTCGGTACCGATGTTCTGGCCCGACACGTAAAGACACTAGCCCCGTATCTACGCGAAATGTCGCACACATGCGTTCCACCGTTTGACTACACGAAAATATTATGTGCAAGAACTTACCCTCCCCCATGAAGTAGACAAACTGTCCTTGGTTGTTCTTTACCACGTACTTGTTCGCTGTTTCGAACCCCGTGAGTGCTGGAAAAGTCAAAAGTGAGATCTTATCAGAACCTGATCGGATGTTGGTTTCGCTTGGGTTAGCAAAAATGAACCAGCAACAGAGCTTCAGTCTGGTTCAGTACAGCCTCCCGTCACGATACCAAGGAGCAGTGAAGTCAATTGCAGATCACGAACCGTTAATTTGTGTATGCTAGTTGCGGAATTATGTCTGACTGAACCGGATGCACGGATGACACGTTAGATGCACGACAGTTGCACACATGTCTAGCTGAACCATCAGTGGCACGAAGCGAACCGTTTTGTTCATAAAATGTCTCAGTTTCTGTTCACGGAAAATGAAGGATACAGCGGTGATCTTTCAGCAAATAAATGCAGTATGCTACCACCTGGGCAATTGGGGAGGCACTACACGAGCTATATGATGAGGTAGGTAAAAGTTCCCACACGGTGTAACAGCCATTAGACTTGCAGATCTCGATATGTTATCCCACACTTTGGATACTCAACCGCACCGTTATGGCTACGCGTGCACGAATGGCTGTGACTCATTTTATTCTTGACGGCCCCGTAACTGCTCGCAATTCTGAAGCAGCGATATCCCCAGAACAAAAGGCCAATGCGAGAACGTCCAGCCTTGTAATAACGAAACAGTGTAAGAACTAAGAGGAGAACAAATATACCTTTCCGTCTTGAATACGAGAAATGAAACGCAAAGAATAGGTTGCCTCTTTATCAAGCTGCTATTACAACTATAGAAAGAAAAGGCAAACATGGTTGAGAAGTGCGAGGTAAAACCCAAGACAAAGAGTGTAGACAAATTCTGGTTACACAAGAGGGacaaagcggggtagttggtacaagttggtctgcaggtggtttgtctcttccatgttctaactccttgtccgcgtctattgctgcagtgaGCCGATATGAAATTCTGGTTACACAGCTCCAAGTTTAATGGACAGCAAACTTTTAATACTCAAAAACCTCCGGGTACCTCGGTACTCCTTGTCACGGGTTTCACTTCGCAGTCATGCACTAGCTTATCAGCACGTACTATTTCGCTTTTCTGGACGGTTGAAAAGCCATGTCTGGAATTGCAACAGTGTTGTGATGCAAGGTATGCAGGGCGTTTATTGCACAccattcttctttttcctttgaaCGCACACATTTTTACACCGCACGCAGATCTTCGCTTCGCTACAGAGTCACTACAGAGTCCAAACTCTACAGTGTCCAATCACGCACCCCGCATTTTTGCACGCACAAGAACTGCGTGCGAAGTGTGCTTCATCGAACGATCACTTATCAAATTACGTGTTTGGTGAGGTATTTACTATACAAGCATGAACAACATGCGAATGTCCGCAATATCACGATTACAAGAACACTTTTATAGTAGCGCACTGCGCGGGTTCTCGCTTGCGCCAAaagcgtttttctttctttcttttttttgcgggacTGGGCGTATGTTTGATATTCTCGCCTACTGCAGGTACTGGGTTCGTGGATCAGTGGAATTATATCCTGTCTCTCCGCATTATGAAGGGTGGCTCGACCTCTCTACAGGAAGACAAGACTCAGCTAGCAGAACACTTCCCTGTGAACAAGGGTTATCTTTCGGTTATGTGTCATAGCACATCATTAAGTTACACTTCGTTCCCCCGTAGTCCTTAATTTTAGCGAAATTGCGGACCAAAGGGTCCGTCCTAATGCATCACATAATTTCGAGTAACTGCGGTACAGCGGAAGTTATTCTGGACAGTGCCGGGCTAAGCATCGAGCCATCAGGCGGGCGCTCGGATCGCGTGGAGCTCAGGCCCAAGCAGCAGTATTCATTACCAGCGGGCAGCATAGGCGCACACTGCGGGGCCATATCGAGTGTTCATATCGGGGGCATATCGCGCGGGGGGTATATATCGAGTGGTATACTAAGTATCGCGTGTTTAATGCGAGTGAACATGAACATAGTGTAAAAATTTGTAACATCGCAAAAGGGAATTTCTGACACCCAGCCCTACCTCTGTGTATGCAAAAAGGGGGAGCGTTGTGCCTCTGCCCCTTCTGGCAGATTGCAAACTCTCCATCTATGGCAGGGAACAGTCTTTACTGTGTTGGTGACTAGATTGGAAGGGTGACTGCACGCCCTTTTTTTCTGTGGCATTTTCAGTGCTGAGCCACGATATCATTTACGGATGTACGAATTTTTAGCTACTTGGAAGAAGAAGCCTATGAGTAAAAGAATGTTACAAAAATTCGTTGATCTCGCCAGCGGCAACAACAAGAACTTTGTTTtgaggtgatgaatggggagggCTTTTAACAGACGCCATAAGAGAGCAATAGGTGCAAACAGAAGACGTGTGGTTGTTACATAACAAACCCGACCACGTGACAGGGAAAAGACTCCACCACATTtccttaccttcaaggagttcGATCTTCTGATGAACGAGAACCTGGTCCAGTAAGCACAAATACTCCAATCCTCGAGGGCAGGCACCGGGGTATACAGGCAATTCCAATTGAATGACCCCGTCGGCGGGAGCCCCTGGAGACTTTTCTACAGGTGTATCCGCCGTGGAAGAATTAGCAGCTGTTCCGGATGGCCCACTTGTTTGCTTTGTTTCCTCTTTGCTCTCCTTCGTGCTTTTTCGTCTCTTGTGCGTGGAACGTCTGTGCCCTGCGGCATATAGGAAGGCTCGTCTACAACAGTTACAAATATGACGAGGTCTCGCAGCTTACTGCACAGGGAAGTGGTGTAGGTTAACCCTGATACAGATAGACCTCGAACTTTTCAAGATCGCAAAAATCTTGGAAAACAGTAGTAGTAATAAGCAACAGCAGAGCTATTGAGAGGTAGCGAGAAAATTCGAAAATGCTTCAATGCTTGGAAACAGCCTGAGAGACGCAGGACAAAGTTATGGAAACAGAAGTTTCGTCACCTGTGTTCCTTAAGATCATGTGAGCGCTCTCTGCTGCTAATGCCTGCACGGCGATATCAATAGACAGTGAACACTAAAGCAAGAGCCCTACCGTGACCAGGAGAAGCCAAAGGTGTTGCCTTCTGACTCATATCTTCTACCTTCAATTCTACACTTCTTCCTTCTTCCGCAACCCCTGCTATTCTTTCGTCGCCTTCCACTTCGCCAGCTCGGAGCGGATCACTATGCTGGAAAAAAGATTGGCGGGCTATCGCGCTGCTAATCGTCGCACGTaagttgtggtggtggtgtcgatttataaataaataaataaactccttggcgtagtcggccacgctcataCAGGTAACATGCAGGTCACCTCAAGACTATAGCAGGGGgatcatgcgtcctgggccgacttcacagggaactgtgaaCGAAATATGTCTTAAAGCTTCTGAGCGAAACCTCAGGAAAAACACCCAGACCGCAGGCGTCCGGATATGAACTCGGGTCACTTCCCAGTGCCGGGTTCGAATGCCGTCATTGTAGCCACTATCCCACGGCAGGTGGTGAGGTTCATCTTCAGTATCTTTAGAATCGTCTTGTAAGCGATCGATATGTCATCTCGAATAGGGCTTGCCTTGGATGGTCTACGGCAATTAGGTTAGCATAGGTCCCTACGGGAACTATGCTTTATTTACGCGAATTCCACCTAAATCAGTAAGCAAAATGCTCGGTAGCCACCACCACTGGATAAACTGGTGAGTGTATGGAAAGTCAGCGACATAAATTTTCTTTTGTCACTATTCAGGGTGTCCCAGTTAAATGTGTGCAgatttaaatatatatatatatatatatatatatataaaggaaaaacaaaaatagcaggagctctttggctgcacgtatagcatatgtttgtaagccaacagtcgccatgccagtactggacggctgttttggccttcttgggcctcgaAGAAgccccaagaaggccgaaacagcgtCATTtatggcataaatgacgttggatgaattgcagtcaaagtcaccatgaattttgacgaagaaattagaatttgtgctgttaagcacgtgggcacttcgcattagtttgcatatttgacataggcggccattgcacgggtggcagcctgccgtcggacttgttggtcggttgactttggagctgactaTAGATTATTGTGACGGTTTTGCGAGCGCCTGTAGGTCACACGTGgcggttccgggaagatttgtcgcatgcgctctgactgacaaagaataccgtggtggcgattaagtatactgttgatGTTGGAAACATTATTGTTGAATGTTACAACGAGGTTGACGGAACCATTGTCTGATTTGCAGTTGCGGTTTTGGAACAGAGGTTTGCGATCTGCCCCACGGGCCTTTCTTATTGCGTCCTCAACTAAACTGGGTGGGAATTGGCGACTAATGAATGTTTGCTTGAGTTGGTTCAAATTTCTATCCAGATCACTgtcgctggaacagatgcgtctataacgaagtgcctggctgtaggggatagcaagtttagtgtgccgcgggtggcaactcttgaaagctaggtactgctgggagtccgtaggtttacggaacaggtccgTAGTTAGGACCCAGTCCGTTAACTTTACCTGgacatctaggaagttaacagttaGAGCTGAGTAAGAATGGATGAATTTGATAGACGGATGTGCTTGGttaaaattgctaatgaatataTTCAGATCGTCCTACGAATATGGCTAAACCATAAAGATATCGTCCAGAAAACGCTTGTACAACGTCGGCTTTTTCTCGCATTGGAACAGAAATGCCTCCTCCAGATTACCCATAAAGATGTTTGCAAAATTtggtgccatcttagtgcccatagccgtgccactgacttgcaagtaatgtttaccatcaaattcaaagttgttatttttcagaataaggttAAGAAATGTGAATAGAacacaaggatcgtatgagttgtccgaatattttaaaaacgccctttgagctgcagcaatgccatcttcatgggggatgttggtatagagggaagaaacgtctagcgtgaccaGCAAACTTGAGGGAGGAAGTTGGCACTGACTTAATATTTCCAGGAAGTGATTT
It encodes the following:
- the LOC135399539 gene encoding phospholipid scramblase 1-like isoform X4 — encoded protein: MSQKATPLASPGHGHRRSTHKRRKSTKESKEETKQTSGPSGTAANSSTADTPVEKSPGAPADGVIQLELPVYPGACPRGLEYLCLLDQVLVHQKIELLEALTGFETANKYVVKNNQGQFVYFMGEVSECCARNCFKMTRCFDMFMLDFAHNLLMYLVRPMRYSQSCCCCCLQTMEVQIPAGVVAGYLHQIWTPWSPCIAVCNAQGRRISGKD
- the LOC135399539 gene encoding phospholipid scramblase 1-like isoform X2; this encodes MSQKATPLASPGHGHRRSTHKRRKSTKESKEETKQTSGPSGTAANSSTADTPVEKSPGAPADGVIQLELPVYPGACPRGLEYLCLLDQVLVHQKIELLEVSECCARNCFKMTRCFDMFMLDFAHNLLMYLVRPMRYSQSCCCCCLQTMEVQIPAGVVAGYLHQIWTPWSPCIAVCNAQGKATLWVDGPCITTDCCFQDVVYRVKTKDDTQIGLIIRQYPGVLRDVFTDADNFSVTFPVDLEVTHKAMLIACTILLDYMYYEDRDRKRRDDTSGGVGAVQGVDALNSIVN
- the LOC135399539 gene encoding phospholipid scramblase 1-like isoform X3 produces the protein MSQKATPLASPGHGHRRSTHKRRKSTKESKEETKQTSGPSGTAANSSTADTPVEKSPGAPADGVIQLELPVYPGACPRGLEYLCLLDQVLVHQKIELLEALTGFETANKYVVKNNQGQFVYFMGEVSECCARNCFKMTRCFDMFMLDFAHNLLMYLVRPMRYSQSCCCCCLQTMEVQIPAGVVAGYLHQIWTPWSPCIAVCNAQGKATLWVDGPCITTDCCFQDVVYRDYMYYEDRDRKRRDDTSGGVGAVQGVDALNSIVN
- the LOC135399539 gene encoding phospholipid scramblase 2-like isoform X1; amino-acid sequence: MSQKATPLASPGHGHRRSTHKRRKSTKESKEETKQTSGPSGTAANSSTADTPVEKSPGAPADGVIQLELPVYPGACPRGLEYLCLLDQVLVHQKIELLEALTGFETANKYVVKNNQGQFVYFMGEVSECCARNCFKMTRCFDMFMLDFAHNLLMYLVRPMRYSQSCCCCCLQTMEVQIPAGVVAGYLHQIWTPWSPCIAVCNAQGKATLWVDGPCITTDCCFQDVVYRVKTKDDTQIGLIIRQYPGVLRDVFTDADNFSVTFPVDLEVTHKAMLIACTILLDYMYYEDRDRKRRDDTSGGVGAVQGVDALNSIVN